A window of Aquibium oceanicum genomic DNA:
CACGTCCGCGACGCGCGCCGCCAGCGGGAGGACATTTTCGTCGCAGGCGACGACGGCGACTGCACGGAACTCCAGGCCCTTGGCGAGATGCATGATGCCGACGAGGGCTTTGTCCTCGTCCTGGCGGCCGGTTGTGAGGACGTATCCAGCCATAGGAATTTCGGCCGCAAGGCGCGCTGGGCTGGACGCACGCGAACTCATCTCGCGCGGCCAAGATCCCATAGCTGCAAGAGGGGCTCGGCGTGATAGCGAGCTGCAGAAAGCATCCATCCCGACCTTTGAAGAAGCCGCGTTGCTTGTCCATCAGGAAATTGAACGCGGATTTCGTAACAGGAAACATGCTGCATCGTGGCTGACTAATTTTGGAAACGTACGTGTTCCCTATGACTGGTTCGCGGCCGGTCTCGGAACTGCGCGCAGCGGACTTCGCAGAAGCTCTGCGACCGATATGGCTTTCAAAGCCCGAAACCGCTTCCCGTGTCCGCCGGCGTTGCGACACCGTGATGAAGTGGTGCGCGGTTCACGATCATCTCGTAGCAAGCCCTGTTGGGTTGGTAACTAAAACTGCTCGCGAAGCAGCCGGCAAATCGTGAGCGGGTAACGCATCATCCTGCGGTTCCGTGGCGAGATGTTCCCGCCTTCGTTGCCAATGCCCTTCTTGCCCGTAGATTGAGTGACGGCAAGCAGATGCTGGAGCTCCTGATCTTGACGGCGGCTCGCTCGGGAGAGGTTCGGGGAATGCGGTGGGACGAAGTGGATTTTGCTAAGCGGCTATGGACTATACCAGCGGCGCGCATGAAGGCACGGATGCCTCACAGAGTACCTCTGACAGACAGAGCGCTACAGCTGTTGGCCGACCGCGCAACCGAGCACAAGACTCGGCTCGTATTTTCATCGAGCAAAGGTAAGTCGTTTAGTGACGTGGTTCTCACCAAGCTGCTCCGCGACGCAAATGTCGCGAGTGACACTTCGGGACGCACTGCGACTGCTCACGGGTTCCGTTCTGCCCTCCGCGACTGGGCTTCGGAGAATGGCTACCCAAGAGATCTGGCTTAACGAGCGCTCACTCACACCTTGCGCAATGCAACTGAAGCAGCGTACCACCGAACTGACCTGCTTGAAGCGCGGCGCGAGATGATGAATGCTTGGGGAGCACACGTATACGGCGCCGACTGATCCCTGTCACTCTGTGCATACCAGGATGCAGGGAAGTGCGGGCTGAACCGCCCCGGGTTTGCCGGAGGCTCCAACTCCTGAGAAGGTGGAGCCATCATGAGCAAGACGACGAACAAGTTTTCCCCGGAAGTACGCCAGCGAGCCGTGCGGCTGGTGCTGGATCACGAGCATGAACACCCCTCCCGCTGGGCGGCGATCATGTCGATCTCGGGCAAGATCGGCTGCACGGGCCAGACGCTGAACGAGTGGGTGAAGAAGGCCGAGGTGGATGCCGGCAAGCGGGCCGGTGTGCCGGCGGACATGGCGGCCAAGCTGAAGGCCCTGGAACGGGAGAACCGAGAACTTCGGCAGGCCAACGAGATCCTGCGCAAGGCGTCGGCGTATTTTGCCCAGGCGGAGCTCGACCGCCCATTCAAACGATGATCGCGTTCATCGACGATCACCGCGAGGCGTATGGGGTCGAGCCGATCTGCAAGGTGCTGCCGATCGCCCCGTCGACCTACCACCACCATGTCGCCAAGCGCGCCAATCCCGAGAAGCTGTCGGCGCGGGCGAAGCGGGACCTGGAGCTCAAGCCCGAGATCGAGCGCGTCTTCACCGAGAACTTCGAGGTGTATGGTGCGCGCAAGGTCTGGCGTCAGATGCTGCGCGAAGGCTTCGGCGTTGCGCGCTGCACAGTCGAGCGGCTAATGGCCGACGTGGGCCTACACGGCGTCATCCGCGGCAAGCCGATCCGCACCACGGTCCAGGACAAGGCCGCGCCATGTCCACGCGACCATGTGAACCGGGTCTTCCATGCCCCGGCGCCGAACAGGCTCTGGCTCTCGGACTTCACCTACGTCAGCACCTGGTCGGGCTTCGTCTACGTGGCCTTCGTGATCGACGCCTATGCGCGTCGCATCGTCGGCTGGCGGGTGAGCCGGACGGCGCATGCGAGCTTCGTTCTCGATGCTCTTGAACAGGCCCTGCACGAGCGGCGGCCCATTCATCGCGGTGGCCTGGTGCATCATTCGGACAGGGGATCTCAATATGTCAGCATCCGCTACACAGAGCGTTTGGCCGAGGCGGGCATCGAGCCTTCCGTCGGAAGTATCGGCGACTCCTACGACAACGCTCTCGCCGAAACCATCAACGGCCTCTACAAGGCCGAGGTGATCCATCGGCGCGGACCCTGGCGCTCCTTCGAGGCCGTCGAGTTCGCAACGCTGAACTGGGTCGACTGGTTCAACAATCGCCGGCTGCTGGAGCCCATCGGCAACATCCCGCCGGCCGAAGCCGAGGCACGCTACTACGCCATGCTGGAAGAACCGGCCATGGCAGCGTGACTCAAACCAAATGGCCTCCGGCAAACCCGGGGCGGTTCAGGCCACGTAAAACTTCAACGCCTACTTCGCCCGCGACGCCTGTAGCGTGTGCTCTCCAATGAGGCTGCGCGGCTCCTCCCGCAACGGCAGAAATGCGCCCCCGTTGAAGACATTCAGGCAGGCTTTGCCTTCGCTTGGAAGCGGACACTTGACCGGTTTTTGACTGATGGCGGCAATGAGCCCCCACTTCAGGCTTCAGGCAGCCTTTCCTCCCTTTGGTTTTGCAAACAGCGCAACCGAGCCCGCGAGGTTCGGCGACGCACTGTTCTCGCGGATTTTTTTCCGTTTGAAGCGCTCTAACCAGCGGGTGCAGAGGGCACGCGGCAGATACCCGCCCGTAGACCCGCGGCGGCGCTTCTCCTAGACCATGCCGCGCACGTCCGGAGACAATCTCCGCAAGCACGGCGGTCCCTGCAGTGTCAGCGACAGGGAACGGCGGCCCAGCAGAACGAGAGAGTTTTCGAAGACTCCCCCTAAGTGCGAAGCGACGGACATGAGACAATTCGTTGACGGTGAAACCGTCAGATAGGCTGGAAAGCCGGACATTATCACCAGGCGGACATTTCCGCATCCGCCGTTGAGGCAGCCAGGGACGCGCCTTACCGCTTGATCTTGGAACATAATGGTCGCGGCAAAATGCGGGCCCCGAGGCCGATTGCCGAATGTTGTCGGGGGACGGCAGTCGCGTCGAGCGAACCAAAACCAGGGAGGGTGATATGTCTAAACAAGAAAGCTTGAAGTCGGCGCTCGTTGCGATCGGAGCGGCAGTTTCCATCTCGCTTGCCGTCGCCACCGCAGCCGCTGCCCAGGAGAAGCTGCGCATGGTTACGAGCGTTCCTGCTCAATCCTTCATCTTCAAGGACATTCTCCAGGTTTGGGCCAAGCGGGTGACCGACTCTGCCGGCAACAGCCTGGAGATCGAAGCCTTTCCGGCGGGCACTCTCGGACGCGACCCGCAGACCCATATCGACATGGTGCGCGATGGCGTCGCCGACATCGGTTACATCGTGCCGGGCTATACGCCGGGGGCGTTTCCGGAAGTGACCGTGATGGAGCTTCCGACGCTCGTGCCGAGCGCAACCATTGGATCGCGCGCCGGTGCGCGGATGATCGACGAAGGCTTCTTCCAGGGAACCGGAGCCGAGAACCTCGTGGTGCTGGGAATGTTCTCCACTGCGCCGACGCAGCTGGCGACGACGCGCAAGGTCGAAAGCCTGGAAGACATCAAGGGGCTGAAGCTGCGCGGCGCGGGACCGACCCTGCTCGGGACGATCGAGGCGCTCGGCGCGGTTCCCGTCGGCGGCCTCACGGTGACCAACATCGCGGAGTCGGTGACGCGCGGACTGATCGACGGCTCGGTCAATGAATGGGTGGCGCTGACCATCTTCGGCATTGCCGAGGCGACGAAGTTCCACCTCGTCGCTCCCAACCTTGGTGCTTCGCCGATCATGGTGATCATGAACCGCAAGAAATATGAAAGCCTTTCGCCGGAGCACAAGGCGGCCATCGACGAGAATTCGGGGATGGTGTTCTCCGAGTTCTGGGGGGAGACGTTCGACGGCAACATCGAGAAATTCAGGTCGGCCGCCATGAAGGATACCGATCGCACCTTTACGGAGCTGACGCCGGAAGAGGAAGCGCGCTGGAACGAGCGGCTCCAGACGGTGATCGCAGACTGGATTTCGAAGTCACCGAACGGGCAGGCGGTCTACGACCGCTACAGTGCCGCCATTCAAGAGGCATCGAAGTAATCCGCGCCATTGACCGGGTCGGCCCGAGGCACGTTGCGGGCCGCGATTGGCACGGAAGGTCACGACGCAGCACCAACTCGAGTTCTCGGCTCTCATCGACACGATCGTGCCGATGAGAGCCGAGCCGACCAACCGAGCATTGCGACGATCTCGACCATTCAAACCGAGAGAACAGTGGACGACGCGAACTGGGCTTCAGCCCGGAAATCAAAGATTTACCAGGGAGGACGACAATGCTGGAAAAGATGGTCAAAGCGGCAGCAGCCGCATGTATCGGCGGAGCGCTTGCGGGAGCGCCCGGGGCGATCGCGCAAGAGAAGATTTCGCTGACCGCGGGCTCCGGATTGGCGCTCGCATCCGTGGGTACGTCCGAACTCGCTAACTACTTTCTGCCGGAGGTCAACCGGCGACTTGCCGAAGGCGGGCGCTACCAGATCGAATGGACAACGGGTTGGGGCGGCACCATCGCCGGTCAGTTCGACATGTTCGAGGCTGTCGAGGATGGGATCGTCGACATCGCCTACGTCAACACGCTGCATGAGGGCGCCAAGCTGCCGCTCGAGCAGGTAACATTCGTGACGCCTTATGGCGTCAACGATCTCAAGTCTGCGATGTCGATCTTCAACGCGCTACGCGAGCGCATCCCCGCGATGGACGAGCAATTCCTCAAGCACAACCAGCGCCGCCTCGCGGTCGTCGGCCTGCACAATTATGACATCCTCTCGACCTTCAGTATCGAACGATACGAGGACCTGAGCGGACGAAAGATCGGAGCGCCGGGACTTGCTGCCAACTGGCTCACCGGCACCGGGGCGGTACCGGTGACCGGTGCGCTGTCAGAGTACTACAACTCACTGAAGACCGGCGTGTACGATGGCATCCTGATGTTTCAGTCCGGACTGGCCAGCTTCAAGTTCTACGAGGTTGCGCCGATAGTCACCAGGGTCGGGTTCGGCTCGCAAATCGTCAGCAACATCACGATCAACGAAGACGTGTGGCAAGGTCTCCCCCAGGAAGTGCGCGATGTCCTGGGAGAGGTCGCTTCCGAGTATGAAGACAGGCTTGCGAGTCGGACCATCGAGCAAGCATCAGCCGGTCTGAAGACGGCCCAGGAGAAGGGCGCCACGGTCGTGGCCATGTCCAAGGACGAGGTGCGGCGGATGGCGCAGGTCCTGCCGAACATCGCCAAGACCTGGGCGGCCGAAGCCGACAGCCAAGGGCTGCCGGGAACCGAAGTTCTCAACACCTACATGCAGCTCTCACGAGATGCCGGCGTGGAGCTCCTGCGCGATTGGGCCGAGTAGTGGCCAAAGGCCAGCATACGGTCAAAAGAAGGCAATAGACTCGTGAACCTGATTGTTCTCGTTCACAGGGCGTCGACGCGGGTGCTTGGGCCCGCGGCGACCTTCATGTCGGTCGTGGGCGCGGCATGGATCTTCGCCATCATGGTCATTATCAACCTCGATGTCTTCGGTCGCTTCCTGATCTCGCAACCGATCGACGGCGTACCCGAGACCGTGTCGCTTTCCATTGTCGGCATCGTTTTCTTGCAACTGGCAAATACGTTGCGGAAAGATCGCTTCATCCGATCTGACATGTTGATGGGCCGGCTTCGCCGTGGTCGTCCTCGATTTGCCTATGCGCTCGACGCGGTTTTCAACCTTCTCGGCGCCGTCATGTTCGTGTTGATCTCAGTATATCTCGCTCCGAAGTTCCTGTTGGCCTACGAACGGGGTACCTATGTAGGCAATTTTGGGCGGTTCACCATGGTGATCTGGCCGATTCTGCTCACCATCCTGGTCGGGACCGTCCTGACTTTTGCCCAGTATATCACCTTCGCTCTACGTGATGTTCTGGGTGCCTTCGATCGACTGCACTTCTTGTCCGACGACGACGTGCACGGCGATCCCGCGGCCTAGACTTCGGAGCTCGCTTCATGGACCCCTCGACCATCGGCCTGGTTTCGCTCGTACTGATGGTGCTGCTGATCCAGCTCGGCATCCACATCGCCGTCGTACTGCTGCTATTGTCCTTCGTTGCCACATGGTTGATCCGCGGCAACGTGGATATTGCGGGAAACCTGCTTGCCAAGGCGGCCGAGACATCCCTTCAGAGCTATTCCTTCGGTGTAATCCCCCTCTTTGTGATGATGGGATTGCTCGTTAGCGCCTCGGGAGTGGGTCGCGACACATTCGCGTTGGCAGGCTACGCGTTTAGGAGAATCCTGGGTGGCCTAGGGATGGCAACCGTCGCGGCCAACACAGTGTTCGCGGCCATCAACGGCTCTTCCATCGCCTCCGCTTCCGTCTTTACCAAATTGGCCGTCCCCGAACTTGTCCGGCAAGGATACAATCGCCGCTTTTCGGTGGGCGTGGTAGCGGGTTCTTCCGTGCTCGGCATGCTGATTCCGCCAAGTCTTCTGCTGATTTTTTACGGAATAGTCGCTGAAGTCTCGATCGGCGACCTGTTTACGGCAGGGATCGTTCCGGGCTTGATCCTCGCGGGCGCGTTCATTCTCACCATCGCTGCAATGGCGCGTATTCGACCGAGTTACGTGGGAAATCCGACCACCGACGCAGAGGAGACCTCTCGTCTTTCAGCCCGTGAGATCACATACAAGATCGGCCCGATCACCCTGCTGATCGCGATTGTCCTTGGAGGTATCTATGGTGGGGTATTTACCCCTGTGGAAGCAGGAGGTGTTGGCGCCTTGGCTTCTCTGCTTTTGGCGCTGGCCAGAAGAAGTCTGACCTGGCGCGGCTTCTGGAAAGTCCTGATAGAGACCGGCTTCGTCACTTCGTCCGTCTCCATCCTGATCATTGCCGCACATTTCTACGCAAGTATGTTGTCGCTGTCTCGCCTGCCGACGGTGCTGGGGCTTTGGATCGAGACGGCTGACCTGAGCTTTGGCGTATTGCTGCTGATCTACCTGGCCATCGTCCTCTTGCTCGGAACGGTGCTCGATAGCGTCTCGATAATCCTGATCGCCCTGCCGCTGGTCCAGCCGGTGATGGTCAGCATGGGGGTCGACATGGTGTGGTTCGGCATCATCACCATCATCGCCGTGGAAGTCGGCCTGCTCACGCCTCCCCTGGGTCTGTCAGCCTTCGTGATCAAGGCCAATCTCGACGATCCCGAAATCTCGCTGAACGACATTTTCATTGGTGCCGCGCCCTTCGCCATCACCATGCTGATCGTGCTTGCACTGATCGTGTTCCTCCCAGTGCTGGCGACCGGTTTGATCCGCTAGTTTTCGGTCAAGCAATGACGTGCAGAGAGCCAGGCGCTTCTACCTCCGACTTCCAATCCGCGAGCGCAGGGAAATCGCGATCAGTAAAATTCCTCGTTAGCCGAGTTCTGATGAAACGGTCCATGAACAGGAGGGTTGGGCATTGAACTACGTCGCTGCGCAATCGGGCGCCTATCTCCACCATCTCGCTTTCGAAAGCTCGGATCCCGAACGACTCGCGGGGTTCTATGCCGATGTGATGCAGATGGACTTGCAGCAGGTTTCCGATTCCGAATGGCGGTGCGAAGGTCCGGCCCGCCGCGTGGTTGTGGTGAAGGGAGGAGACAAGACTCTCGCCTATGCGGGGCTTGCGGTGCGGGATGCGGATGCGCTCGAAGGAATGCGCGGACGGGCGAAGGATTGTGGACTGGAGATCGTTCCGAGCCCCTCGCCGTATCTGAATCCTGGAGCCTTCGGCGTGCGGGACAATGACGGCAATCTGATCTGCTTCGGTCTGGCAGGGAAGGACACGGTCAAGACGATGGGAGCCCCGCGACCCCATCATGGCGGACCCATCTGGGGGCCTCTGCAGCATCTCACCTTCGCCAGCCGGGACCTGGAAGGGTTCGTCGACTTCTACCACCGCAAGCTCGGATTTCGGATGGTGGACCGCGTCGTCCGGGAGGATGGCTCGCTGGCGACGGTCTTCGTCACGTCGAACCACGAACATCACACGATCGCCTGCTTCCAGACGAGTGAAGCGGGCGTGGATCATCACTCCTACGAGGCGGGCGAATGGAACTACATCCGCGACTGGTGCGATCATTTTGCTAGTCGGGGGATTCAGCTCGCCTGGGGACCTGGACGACACGGTCCGGGACACAACCTGTTCGCGTTCATCGTGGATCCCGACGGAAACTGGATCGAGATCTCTGCCGAGCTCGAAGTGATCCACGACCGCCCCTGCGAGGACTGGCCCCAGGAGCCTCGCACTCTCAACAAGTGGGGATGGGCCAGGATGCGGTCCTGAGGCCCGGATACGGGAACGGTCGGCTCGACCGCAGGCATGGCGGGTCGCGGGTCGAGTTCGAGCATCCGCCCCTGAGATAGGAAGCACGAACGTGGTGGGCAGTCCTTCCCGTCATATCGGACCCTGCATCGGGCTTCCAGACTGCAGGGCGGGGAGCTTGGGTCTTTGTGGGATGGACGTTTGATGAACGCGGAGAAAACGCCAGTTCTGATTGTCGGGGCAGGCCCCGTCGGCCTCTCCCTCGCTAACGAACTGGGTTGGCGAAAGATACCGCACATCGTGGTCGACGAAGGCGACGGACAGGTTCGTTTTCCGGCGGGCGAAAACATCTTCTCGCGGACCATGGAGCATCTCCGGCGCTGGGGTCTGTCGCAAGCGCTTCGGAACTCAGACGCATTTCCGCCCGACCGGCCACGCAACATCGGCTTTGCCACCCATTTGTGGGGCTGGCCGCTCGCCCTGTTCGAAGGCACCTCCAACCGTGGTGCGGCGGATCGCAACTCGCCCGAAGGCGGCCTCTTCTACCCCAGGAAGGCCTTCGATCCGGCGCTGCGGGGTTCTGCCGAGGCGTTTGGGTCCGACCTGCGGTACGGTTGCCGGCTCATTTCCTTCGATCAGGACGAGGGTGGCGTGAGTTGCCTGATCGAAGACGTGAGCCAAGGAGTGCGCCAGACGATCCGGGCAGGATATGTTGCCGCCTGCGACGGCGCGCGCAGCATGGTGCGCAAGGAGCTCGGCGTGAACCTGGTCGGCGCTTTCGGAGAAGGGGCGAACTTCGCCGTCTACTTCCGTTGTCCCGGCCTGGCCGCACGCATCGACAGGATGTTCGGCGCTCCGATAGCGCAGGTTCACACCATCTGCGACGAAAGCAGGGCCTATCTGACATCCGTCGACGGCTCCGACGAATGGCGGCTGTCCATTTATGCGGACCTGTCGAACCTGCCTGTCCCGGCCGAGGTGGTGTCTCGCGCCATCGGCGCTGACCTGCCGTTCGAGATTTTCAGGGCCCAGCCTTGGACAGGCCACCGCGTTGTGGCTGAGCGCTACCGCGTGGGGCGCGTTTTCCTGGCCGGCGACGCGGCCCATCTGCGCTGGCCGAAAGGCGGCTTCGGCGCGAACACCGGCATCGGCGATGCGGTCGACCTTGGATGGAAGCTGGAGGCGGTTCTGAAGGGATGGGCCGGCGACGGGCTGCTCGACAATTATCAGTCAGAGCGCCGACCGATTGCCGTGCGAAACACTAACGAAGCAGCGAACAACCGTGTTTTCGACACCATGATTCAGCCGAATCCGATACTCGATCGAGATGACCAGACGGGGGTGGAGGCGCGGGTGAGGATGAAGGAAGACCTCATAGCGTTGAGGCTGAGGGAATTCGTAACGCCCGGCATCCAGCTCGGCTACAGATACCGAAACTCGCCCGTATGCATCGACGACGGAACGCTGGAGCCGCCGGACGATCACATGCTGTATCACCCGTCAACATGGCCGGGGTGTCGGGCCCCGCATTTCTGGCTTGCCGAAGGGTCCTCGACGCTGGATCTCTTCGGGCGCGGCTTCGTCCTCGTCACGAGCGGAGCAGAGGTCGATAGTGGTCGGTTCCAGGAGGTCGCAGACGACATGTCCATTCCGCTCGCGCATCATCACCTTTCGGGCCGGGAGGCAGCGGACGCGTACGAGCGTGCCCTTGTCCTCGTACGACCGGACGGTCATGTCTGCTGGCGCGGAGACGCCGTCCCGTCCGATGTCGAATCCCTTTTGGCCACGGTGACGGGTCGAGTTGCGGCCGCTGGGTGCCGCTTGGAGAGCGGGACCTGAAACATGGATCAATCCGAACTGCTTCCCCTGCCGGCTGACGAGTGGGATCCTCAGATAGCCCATCTCAGCGACGGCTTTGCCGGTCGGCTTAACGTCTACCGCGTCATGGCGCACAATCCCCCGCTTCTGGCGGCCTGGGCGGAGCTTCGCGACCATCTCGTGGCCGGCAATGCGCTCGGGCCTGAACTGTCGGAGATCGCCATTCTGAGGATCGGCCATCGGGTAGACTCGGAGTACGAGCAGGCGCATCACATCGTGAGGGCACGCGCCTGCGGTATATCAGATGCCAGAATCCGCCAAACGCTTGCCGCAGGGGTGCCTGATGATCCCACCGATGCGCGCATCGTAATGGCGATCGACGAACTCGCGGCCACGACCAGGATTTCGGGTCCGACGCTGGAATCACTCATGACGACGGTAGGGCGCCGGGGCGTCCTAGACCTCATTGCCCTCTTCGGATTCTACGTCACGCTCGGCGGCATCCTCAAGACATTTGGGACTCCGATCGACGCAGAGATCGTGGAAGCGCTCGATAGGTCGCCCCTTACCGCTGGCATGGCGCTCTGATCTGGTCCGTCCCGCGCTCAAGGACACCAGGTCATGCCACCAGTATCTTGCGTCCCGCGGTCAGGCCGTTCACCTTCTCCACGATCGATGCGGCATCGATGCCGTAGTGTCGGTAGAGATCGCCGATCGTGCCGGTCTGGCCGAAATGCTCCACCCCGAGCGGGATCGTGCGATGCCCATGCACGGAGCCGAGCCACGCGAGGGTGGCCGGATGCCCATCGATAACCGTGATCAGCCTGCAGTGACGCGGCAGACCGGACAACAGCCTCTCGATATGACTTTCGGCGGCGGGGTTGCCTCTCGACCGGGCCCTTTGGGCGGCCGTCCAGCCGGCGTTGAGGCGGTCGGCCGAGGTGACGCCCAGGACCGCGACGTCCCGCCTGCCCTGCCCGATCATTCCCGCCGCCCGGATGGCCTCCGGAGCCACCGCGCCCTGGTAGGCGATCACCACCTCGCAATTGGGTCCCGGTTCCCGCATCCAGTAGGCGCCATCGATCGTTCCCTGACGGAAGGCCTCGTCGTCCCGGCGCGCGGCTTGCTCTATGGGATTGGTGGTGAGACGCAGGTAGACCGATCCACCGATCTCGTCGCGCAGCCAGGTCCGCTCGTCCGGGTCCCCTTCGCCATTTCGCTGGAGATAGTCGAAAGCCCATTCCATGATCACGGCGAGTTCGTCCGCGAAGGCCGGCTCGAAAGCGGCAAGGCCGTCCTGGCTCATTCCGATCAGTGGCGAGCCGATGGACTGGTGGGCGCCGCCTTCGGGTGCGAGCGTGATGCCAGAGGGCGTGCCCACGATTACAAACCGCGCATCCTGGTAGCAGGCATAGTTCAAGGCATCGAGCCCGCGGGCCACGAACGGGTCGTACACCGTGCCGATCGGGATCAGCCGCTTGCCGAAAAGCGAGTGCGACAAGCCTGCCGCCGCGAGAAGCAGGAACAGGTTCATCTCGGCGATCCCCAGCTCGACGTGCTGGCCCTCCGGGGAAAAGTC
This region includes:
- a CDS encoding carboxymuconolactone decarboxylase family protein; this encodes MDQSELLPLPADEWDPQIAHLSDGFAGRLNVYRVMAHNPPLLAAWAELRDHLVAGNALGPELSEIAILRIGHRVDSEYEQAHHIVRARACGISDARIRQTLAAGVPDDPTDARIVMAIDELAATTRISGPTLESLMTTVGRRGVLDLIALFGFYVTLGGILKTFGTPIDAEIVEALDRSPLTAGMAL
- a CDS encoding FAD-dependent monooxygenase, whose translation is MNAEKTPVLIVGAGPVGLSLANELGWRKIPHIVVDEGDGQVRFPAGENIFSRTMEHLRRWGLSQALRNSDAFPPDRPRNIGFATHLWGWPLALFEGTSNRGAADRNSPEGGLFYPRKAFDPALRGSAEAFGSDLRYGCRLISFDQDEGGVSCLIEDVSQGVRQTIRAGYVAACDGARSMVRKELGVNLVGAFGEGANFAVYFRCPGLAARIDRMFGAPIAQVHTICDESRAYLTSVDGSDEWRLSIYADLSNLPVPAEVVSRAIGADLPFEIFRAQPWTGHRVVAERYRVGRVFLAGDAAHLRWPKGGFGANTGIGDAVDLGWKLEAVLKGWAGDGLLDNYQSERRPIAVRNTNEAANNRVFDTMIQPNPILDRDDQTGVEARVRMKEDLIALRLREFVTPGIQLGYRYRNSPVCIDDGTLEPPDDHMLYHPSTWPGCRAPHFWLAEGSSTLDLFGRGFVLVTSGAEVDSGRFQEVADDMSIPLAHHHLSGREAADAYERALVLVRPDGHVCWRGDAVPSDVESLLATVTGRVAAAGCRLESGT
- a CDS encoding 3'-5' exonuclease: MAGYVLTTGRQDEDKALVGIMHLAKGLEFRAVAVVACDENVLPLAARVADVADAFELDEVIATERQLLYVAATRARDRLLVSRVAPGSEFLEDATARDGS
- a CDS encoding IS3 family transposase (programmed frameshift), with amino-acid sequence MSKTTNKFSPEVRQRAVRLVLDHEHEHPSRWAAIMSISGKIGCTGQTLNEWVKKAEVDAGKRAGVPADMAAKLKALERENRELRQANEILRKASAYFCPGGARPPIQTMIAFIDDHREAYGVEPICKVLPIAPSTYHHHVAKRANPEKLSARAKRDLELKPEIERVFTENFEVYGARKVWRQMLREGFGVARCTVERLMADVGLHGVIRGKPIRTTVQDKAAPCPRDHVNRVFHAPAPNRLWLSDFTYVSTWSGFVYVAFVIDAYARRIVGWRVSRTAHASFVLDALEQALHERRPIHRGGLVHHSDRGSQYVSIRYTERLAEAGIEPSVGSIGDSYDNALAETINGLYKAEVIHRRGPWRSFEAVEFATLNWVDWFNNRRLLEPIGNIPPAEAEARYYAMLEEPAMAA
- a CDS encoding TRAP transporter small permease subunit, which produces MNLIVLVHRASTRVLGPAATFMSVVGAAWIFAIMVIINLDVFGRFLISQPIDGVPETVSLSIVGIVFLQLANTLRKDRFIRSDMLMGRLRRGRPRFAYALDAVFNLLGAVMFVLISVYLAPKFLLAYERGTYVGNFGRFTMVIWPILLTILVGTVLTFAQYITFALRDVLGAFDRLHFLSDDDVHGDPAA
- a CDS encoding C4-dicarboxylate TRAP transporter substrate-binding protein, producing MLEKMVKAAAAACIGGALAGAPGAIAQEKISLTAGSGLALASVGTSELANYFLPEVNRRLAEGGRYQIEWTTGWGGTIAGQFDMFEAVEDGIVDIAYVNTLHEGAKLPLEQVTFVTPYGVNDLKSAMSIFNALRERIPAMDEQFLKHNQRRLAVVGLHNYDILSTFSIERYEDLSGRKIGAPGLAANWLTGTGAVPVTGALSEYYNSLKTGVYDGILMFQSGLASFKFYEVAPIVTRVGFGSQIVSNITINEDVWQGLPQEVRDVLGEVASEYEDRLASRTIEQASAGLKTAQEKGATVVAMSKDEVRRMAQVLPNIAKTWAAEADSQGLPGTEVLNTYMQLSRDAGVELLRDWAE
- a CDS encoding TRAP transporter large permease yields the protein MDPSTIGLVSLVLMVLLIQLGIHIAVVLLLLSFVATWLIRGNVDIAGNLLAKAAETSLQSYSFGVIPLFVMMGLLVSASGVGRDTFALAGYAFRRILGGLGMATVAANTVFAAINGSSIASASVFTKLAVPELVRQGYNRRFSVGVVAGSSVLGMLIPPSLLLIFYGIVAEVSIGDLFTAGIVPGLILAGAFILTIAAMARIRPSYVGNPTTDAEETSRLSAREITYKIGPITLLIAIVLGGIYGGVFTPVEAGGVGALASLLLALARRSLTWRGFWKVLIETGFVTSSVSILIIAAHFYASMLSLSRLPTVLGLWIETADLSFGVLLLIYLAIVLLLGTVLDSVSIILIALPLVQPVMVSMGVDMVWFGIITIIAVEVGLLTPPLGLSAFVIKANLDDPEISLNDIFIGAAPFAITMLIVLALIVFLPVLATGLIR
- a CDS encoding tyrosine-type recombinase/integrase, giving the protein MRWDEVDFAKRLWTIPAARMKARMPHRVPLTDRALQLLADRATEHKTRLVFSSSKGKSFSDVVLTKLLRDANVASDTSGRTATAHGFRSALRDWASENGYPRDLA
- a CDS encoding VOC family protein yields the protein MNYVAAQSGAYLHHLAFESSDPERLAGFYADVMQMDLQQVSDSEWRCEGPARRVVVVKGGDKTLAYAGLAVRDADALEGMRGRAKDCGLEIVPSPSPYLNPGAFGVRDNDGNLICFGLAGKDTVKTMGAPRPHHGGPIWGPLQHLTFASRDLEGFVDFYHRKLGFRMVDRVVREDGSLATVFVTSNHEHHTIACFQTSEAGVDHHSYEAGEWNYIRDWCDHFASRGIQLAWGPGRHGPGHNLFAFIVDPDGNWIEISAELEVIHDRPCEDWPQEPRTLNKWGWARMRS
- a CDS encoding phage integrase central domain-containing protein, encoding MTGSRPVSELRAADFAEALRPIWLSKPETASRVRRRCDTVMKWCAVHDHLVASPVGLVTKTAREAAGKS
- a CDS encoding TRAP transporter substrate-binding protein produces the protein MSKQESLKSALVAIGAAVSISLAVATAAAAQEKLRMVTSVPAQSFIFKDILQVWAKRVTDSAGNSLEIEAFPAGTLGRDPQTHIDMVRDGVADIGYIVPGYTPGAFPEVTVMELPTLVPSATIGSRAGARMIDEGFFQGTGAENLVVLGMFSTAPTQLATTRKVESLEDIKGLKLRGAGPTLLGTIEALGAVPVGGLTVTNIAESVTRGLIDGSVNEWVALTIFGIAEATKFHLVAPNLGASPIMVIMNRKKYESLSPEHKAAIDENSGMVFSEFWGETFDGNIEKFRSAAMKDTDRTFTELTPEEEARWNERLQTVIADWISKSPNGQAVYDRYSAAIQEASK